In Paracoccus jeotgali, the following are encoded in one genomic region:
- a CDS encoding phage portal protein, whose translation MAKRSSPPPIVRFGIVDRAVAAFSPEVALRRLYARSAIDRMRGYEAASKGRGTAGWRANGNSADQEIALAGPVLRDRMRDLVRNNPMAAQAVQVLVNNIVGYGIRPRAATGDRELNQRIDALWRRWERDCDEHGHTNFQGILALAVRQMIEGGEVFAIARPTTRRRGGLVPLRIELREADHLDASRIDNGATGNRIEQGIEFDRKGRRVAYWMFPDHPGGPSTVFARRFESERIPAERVAHLFERQRVQSRGVPWGAPAMRHIRDLDDWQNAELVRKKTEACLVGIVFGAEDSEQGIAPAVEDADGNRIEQFEPGLIAYARNGKDIKFNQPSATSGIGEWLRAQQHLISSGFRVPYALMTGDMSQANFSSTRAGLNEFRRMIEQVQWQTVIPMFCERIWDWFVEYARIEGLLPIDGEFIAEWGTPRFESVNPLQDAQADLLEVRAGFSTIPQQIARRGYDPDEILEEAAEFNAKMDGHGLVFDADPRKVTKAGLVQTTDPNAAPAREAETE comes from the coding sequence ATGGCGAAGCGGAGTTCACCCCCTCCCATCGTCCGCTTCGGCATCGTCGACAGGGCCGTCGCAGCGTTCTCGCCCGAGGTGGCGCTGCGACGGCTCTATGCCCGCAGCGCGATTGACCGGATGCGCGGATATGAGGCGGCGTCCAAGGGGCGTGGCACGGCGGGATGGCGGGCGAACGGCAATTCGGCCGATCAGGAGATCGCCCTCGCCGGGCCGGTGCTGCGCGACCGGATGCGCGATCTGGTCCGCAACAACCCGATGGCCGCGCAGGCGGTGCAGGTGCTGGTCAACAACATCGTGGGCTATGGCATCCGCCCCCGGGCCGCGACCGGCGACAGGGAGCTGAACCAGCGCATCGATGCGCTCTGGCGGCGCTGGGAACGCGACTGCGACGAGCATGGCCATACGAATTTCCAGGGCATCCTCGCGCTGGCCGTTCGGCAGATGATCGAAGGCGGCGAGGTGTTCGCTATCGCCCGCCCGACCACCCGGCGCCGCGGCGGTCTCGTGCCGCTGCGGATCGAGCTGCGCGAGGCCGACCATCTGGACGCCTCGCGGATAGACAATGGCGCGACCGGAAACCGGATCGAACAGGGGATCGAGTTCGACCGGAAGGGGCGGCGCGTCGCCTATTGGATGTTCCCCGACCACCCGGGCGGGCCCAGCACCGTCTTCGCCCGGCGATTTGAGTCCGAGCGCATCCCGGCCGAACGGGTCGCGCATCTGTTCGAGCGCCAGCGGGTGCAATCCCGCGGGGTGCCGTGGGGCGCCCCGGCCATGCGCCACATCAGGGATCTGGACGACTGGCAGAACGCCGAACTGGTCCGCAAGAAAACCGAGGCCTGTCTCGTCGGGATCGTCTTCGGCGCCGAGGACTCGGAGCAAGGGATCGCGCCGGCGGTCGAGGACGCCGACGGGAACCGGATCGAGCAATTCGAGCCGGGGCTGATCGCTTATGCCCGGAACGGGAAGGACATCAAGTTCAACCAGCCGTCCGCGACCAGCGGCATCGGCGAATGGCTACGCGCACAGCAGCATCTGATTTCGTCGGGCTTCCGGGTACCCTATGCACTGATGACCGGCGATATGTCGCAGGCGAACTTCTCGTCCACCCGCGCCGGTCTGAACGAGTTCCGCCGCATGATCGAGCAGGTGCAGTGGCAGACCGTCATCCCGATGTTCTGCGAGCGCATCTGGGACTGGTTCGTGGAATACGCCCGGATCGAGGGGCTGCTGCCGATCGATGGTGAGTTCATCGCCGAATGGGGCACACCGCGCTTCGAGAGCGTGAACCCCCTGCAGGACGCGCAGGCAGATCTGCTCGAGGTCCGCGCCGGCTTCTCGACCATCCCGCAGCAGATCGCGCGGCGCGGCTACGATCCGGACGAAATCCTCGAGGAGGCGGCCGAGTTCAACGCGAAGATGGACGGCCACGGGCTCGTCTTCGACGCCGACCCCCGCAAGGTCACGAAGGCCGGGCTGGTGCAGACCACCGACCCCAATGCCGCGCCCGCGCGCGAAGCTGAAACGGAGTAA
- a CDS encoding phage head-tail joining protein translates to MAGYTHAQLAAIKEAYASGVTRVSYDGKTTEYRSLADMREIIATIEADLAAQSGRKRPIAGFASFRRS, encoded by the coding sequence ATGGCCGGATACACCCACGCCCAGCTCGCCGCGATCAAGGAGGCATACGCCTCCGGCGTGACCCGGGTCTCCTACGACGGCAAGACCACCGAATACCGCTCGCTCGCGGACATGCGCGAGATCATCGCCACGATCGAGGCCGATCTGGCGGCGCAAAGCGGCCGGAAACGGCCGATCGCTGGCTTCGCCAGCTTCAGGAGGTCGTGA